In a genomic window of Chaetodon auriga isolate fChaAug3 chromosome 1, fChaAug3.hap1, whole genome shotgun sequence:
- the pop4 gene encoding ribonuclease P protein subunit p29 isoform X1 — MDEALVRATIPHDLVKVLGVKINSKVEAFTQAFLKNSLQHHTRHDLKTVLSYKAVILGYTRPKKDKLKRNRKKAKGLSAQQKRTMKIFQIKPEHQRYKLFLPLHELWRQYITDLCSGLKPTSSPQFVQQKLLKADFHGAIITVVRSKCPSYVGTTGILVQEFKHVFKIITKEDKLKVIPKRNSVFAVEINGFISHIYGSKFEQRASERSAKKFKVRGTIDL; from the exons ATGGACG AAGCACTTGTTCGAGCCACAATTCCTCATGATCTGGTGAAGGTTCTTGGTGTTAAG ATCAACTCAAAAGTGGAGGCCTTCACCCAGGCGTTCCTGAAGAACAGCCTTCAGCATCACACACGACATGATCTGAAGACTGTGTTGAGTTACAAAGCTGTGATACTTGGCTACACCAGGCCCAAGAAGGACAAATTGAAAAGGAACCGCAAGAAAGCCAAAGGACTGAGCGCTCAGCAGAAGAGGACAATGAAGATCTTCCAGATCAAGCCTGAGCACCAGAG ATACAAACTTTTCTTGCCTCTGCATGAGCTCTGGAGACAGTACATTACTGACCTGTGCAGTGGATTGAAGCCAACAAG CAGTCCACAATTTGTGCAGCAGAAGCTTCTGAAAGCAGACTTCCATGGTGCCATCATCACAG tgGTCCGGTCTAAATGTCCATCATATGTGGGCACTACGGGTATTCTGGTTCAAGAGTTCAAACATGTGTTCAAAATCATCACCAAAGAAGACAAACTAAAAG TGATCCCTAAGCGGaacagtgtgtttgcagtggaGATCAACGGCTTCATCTCACACATCTATGGAAGCAAGTTTGAGCAGCGAGCCAGTGAGCGCTCTGCCAAGAAGTTTAAAGTGAGAGGAACCATTGACTTGTGA
- the pop4 gene encoding ribonuclease P protein subunit p29 isoform X2, whose translation MDEALVRATIPHDLVKVLGVKINSKVEAFTQAFLKNSLQHHTRHDLKTVLSYKAVILGYTRPKKDKLKRNRKKAKGLSAQQKRTMKIFQIKPEHQRYKLFLPLHELWRQYITDLCSGLKPTSSPQFVQQKLLKADFHGAIITDSKCLTLPEKIIIRCLSRINAHKSTWKTENLPENHHVLKFSTVS comes from the exons ATGGACG AAGCACTTGTTCGAGCCACAATTCCTCATGATCTGGTGAAGGTTCTTGGTGTTAAG ATCAACTCAAAAGTGGAGGCCTTCACCCAGGCGTTCCTGAAGAACAGCCTTCAGCATCACACACGACATGATCTGAAGACTGTGTTGAGTTACAAAGCTGTGATACTTGGCTACACCAGGCCCAAGAAGGACAAATTGAAAAGGAACCGCAAGAAAGCCAAAGGACTGAGCGCTCAGCAGAAGAGGACAATGAAGATCTTCCAGATCAAGCCTGAGCACCAGAG ATACAAACTTTTCTTGCCTCTGCATGAGCTCTGGAGACAGTACATTACTGACCTGTGCAGTGGATTGAAGCCAACAAG CAGTCCACAATTTGTGCAGCAGAAGCTTCTGAAAGCAGACTTCCATGGTGCCATCATCACAG ATTCCAAGTGTCTTACCCTTCCTGAGAAAATCATTATCAGATGTCTATCAAGAATCAATGCCCATAAATCCActtggaaaacagaaaacttgcctgaaaatcatcatgttttaaaGTTTTCCACAGTGTCTTAG